Proteins encoded together in one Pseudomonas sp. TCU-HL1 window:
- a CDS encoding ABC transporter ATP-binding protein — translation MSSALSIRQLTKTYGNGFQALKGIDLEVAEGDFFALLGPNGAGKSTTIGILSTLVNKTSGTVNVFGNDLDKSPYALKRCLGVVPQEFNFNQFEKVFDIVVTQAGYYGIPAKVARERAEQYLTQLGLWEKRDSASRELSGGMKRRLMIARALVHQPRLLILDEPTAGVDIELRRSMWSFLTELNEQGITIILTTHYLEEAEQLCRNIGIIDHGRIVENTSMKELLKKLHKETFLLDLKEPLEVLPQLNGYPAQLVDDHTLEVQVEKAQGLTELFRQLAALNVDVLSMRNKSNRLEELFVSLVEKNLAKVAV, via the coding sequence ATGAGTTCCGCCCTGTCCATCCGGCAGTTGACCAAGACCTACGGCAATGGCTTCCAGGCCCTCAAGGGCATCGACCTGGAAGTGGCCGAGGGTGATTTCTTCGCTTTGCTCGGCCCCAACGGTGCGGGCAAGTCCACCACCATCGGCATTCTGTCCACCCTGGTGAACAAGACCAGCGGCACCGTCAATGTCTTCGGCAATGACCTGGACAAGTCGCCCTACGCGCTCAAGCGCTGCCTCGGCGTGGTGCCCCAGGAGTTCAACTTCAACCAGTTCGAGAAGGTGTTCGACATCGTCGTCACCCAGGCGGGCTACTACGGCATTCCGGCGAAAGTCGCCAGGGAACGCGCCGAGCAGTATCTGACCCAACTCGGCCTCTGGGAGAAGCGCGACTCGGCTTCCCGCGAGCTGTCCGGCGGCATGAAGCGCCGCCTGATGATCGCCCGTGCGCTGGTCCACCAGCCGCGCCTGCTGATTCTCGACGAACCCACCGCCGGCGTGGACATCGAGTTGCGCCGCTCCATGTGGAGCTTCCTCACCGAGCTCAACGAGCAGGGCATCACCATCATCCTCACGACGCACTACCTGGAGGAGGCCGAGCAGCTCTGTCGCAACATCGGCATCATCGACCACGGCCGCATCGTCGAGAACACCAGCATGAAGGAGTTGCTGAAGAAGCTGCACAAGGAAACCTTCCTGCTGGACCTGAAGGAGCCTCTGGAAGTGCTGCCCCAGCTCAATGGCTACCCCGCCCAGCTGGTGGATGACCACACACTGGAAGTGCAGGTTGAGAAAGCCCAGGGCCTGACCGAGCTGTTCCGCCAGTTGGCCGCCCTGAACGTCGACGTGCTGAGCATGCGCAACAAATCCAATCGCCTCGAGGAGCTGTTCGTGTCCCTGGTGGAGAAAAACCTGGCGAAGGTGGCGGTATGA
- a CDS encoding efflux RND transporter permease subunit — translation MTLSDVCIRRPVFATVLSLILVLLGLLAYQRLAVREYPNIDVPIVTVNVIYPGASPEIMESQVAQPIEDVLSGIEGLDFVASISRSENTQITAQFRLGTNADEAANDVRDRLGRVRGLLPDEINEPIVQKVEADAQPVIWIAFYSEQHSAMEITDVLERVVRDRLQTIPGVSEVQIRGARRFAMRVWLDPEKLAAHDLTVQDVEDALRRQNVEIPAGRIESVQREFSVLSETDLRTPEEFNDLILNDQRGYLLRLADVGHAEIGAADERSIVRFNGRSAVSLGLVKQATANPLEISDGLDAALPELRALLPDGMKMTIANDNSLFIRESIDNVYTTIWEAVVLVILIIFLFLRSLRATLIPLVTIPVSLIGAFSLMVLLGFSINTLTLLAMVLAIGLVVDDAIVVLENIHRHIEEGMSPLQAAYKGSREIAFAVIAMTLTLAAVYAPIGFMQGTSGKLFTEFSWTLAGAVLVSGFVALTLSPMMCGHLLKPHAAQQHGRLYNLVESFLNGLTYSYRHVLERVLRAWGLVVLLLVGILVLCLLLFNGLRSELAPTEDTGTIVGSFNGPDGATIEYTSRYAKMLEEAYQSIPEANRYMVVVGFPTVAQGLSFLKLEPWDDRERSQFEIRDELLPKLRDIPGVRAFPINRPPLGQSARNQPVNFVIRSSLEYSELQKYVDQLMDRVRDYPGLESLDSDLKLNSPQLKVTVNREQAMAVGTDVAAIGRSLESLFGSRQVTRFKQNGEQYDVLVQLANVDRSNPDDLNRVYVRGRNDSMVQLANLIDVRETVAPRELNHFNQLRAVTVTASVGSGYTLGEALDHLEAVAREVFPPDTQFDYTGTSRDFKDSSTGVALIFALALVFIYLVLAAQFESFIDPLIILFSVPLSMAGALLALTLFGGTLNIYSQVGMVTLIGLITKHGILIVEFANQLLRQGVDLHEAVMEASVKRLRPILMTTGAMVLGSVPLAIATGAGAESRQQIGMVIVGGLLVGTFFTLFVVPTLYQQLRRWKPIHKLEAAPA, via the coding sequence ATGACTCTCTCCGATGTGTGCATCCGCAGGCCGGTATTCGCCACCGTCCTGTCGCTGATCCTGGTCCTGCTCGGGCTACTGGCCTATCAGCGGCTGGCGGTGCGGGAATACCCCAATATCGACGTGCCCATCGTCACGGTGAACGTCATCTACCCCGGCGCCAGCCCGGAGATCATGGAGTCCCAGGTGGCCCAGCCCATCGAGGATGTCCTGTCCGGCATCGAAGGCCTGGACTTCGTGGCCTCCATCAGCCGCTCGGAAAACACCCAAATCACCGCGCAGTTCCGCCTCGGCACCAACGCCGACGAGGCTGCCAACGACGTGCGCGACCGCCTGGGCCGGGTGCGCGGCCTGCTGCCGGACGAGATCAACGAACCCATCGTGCAGAAGGTCGAGGCCGACGCCCAGCCGGTGATCTGGATCGCCTTCTACAGCGAGCAGCACTCGGCGATGGAAATCACCGACGTGCTGGAGCGGGTGGTGCGCGACCGCCTGCAGACCATTCCCGGAGTGTCCGAGGTGCAGATCCGTGGCGCGCGGCGCTTTGCCATGCGCGTCTGGCTGGACCCTGAAAAGCTCGCCGCCCACGACCTCACGGTGCAGGACGTGGAAGATGCCCTGCGACGGCAGAACGTGGAAATCCCGGCGGGGCGCATCGAGTCCGTGCAGCGCGAGTTCAGCGTGCTGTCGGAAACCGACCTGCGTACCCCCGAGGAATTCAACGACCTGATCCTCAATGACCAGCGCGGCTACCTGCTGCGCCTGGCCGACGTCGGCCATGCCGAGATCGGCGCGGCGGACGAGCGCAGCATCGTGCGCTTCAATGGGCGCTCGGCCGTGTCCCTGGGGCTGGTCAAGCAGGCCACGGCCAACCCGCTGGAGATTTCCGACGGACTCGACGCCGCCTTGCCGGAACTGCGCGCGTTGCTGCCGGACGGCATGAAAATGACCATCGCCAACGACAACTCGCTGTTCATTCGCGAGTCCATCGACAACGTCTACACCACCATCTGGGAAGCGGTGGTGCTGGTCATCCTGATCATCTTCCTGTTCCTACGCTCCCTGCGCGCCACCCTGATTCCCCTGGTGACCATCCCGGTGTCGCTGATCGGTGCCTTCAGCCTCATGGTGCTGTTGGGGTTCTCCATCAACACCCTGACGCTGCTGGCCATGGTGCTCGCCATCGGCCTGGTGGTGGACGACGCCATCGTGGTGCTGGAGAACATCCACCGGCACATCGAGGAAGGCATGTCGCCACTCCAGGCTGCCTACAAGGGCAGCCGCGAGATCGCCTTCGCAGTGATCGCCATGACCCTGACCCTGGCCGCCGTCTACGCCCCCATCGGCTTCATGCAGGGCACCTCGGGCAAGCTCTTCACCGAATTCTCCTGGACGCTCGCCGGGGCGGTGCTGGTATCGGGCTTCGTCGCCCTGACCCTCTCGCCGATGATGTGCGGGCACCTGCTCAAGCCCCACGCGGCGCAGCAACATGGTCGGCTGTACAACCTGGTGGAAAGCTTCCTCAACGGCCTGACGTACAGCTATCGCCACGTATTGGAGCGGGTGTTGCGGGCCTGGGGGCTGGTCGTGCTGCTGCTGGTGGGCATTCTCGTGCTCTGCCTGCTGCTGTTCAACGGCCTGCGCAGCGAGCTGGCACCCACCGAAGACACCGGCACCATCGTCGGCTCCTTCAACGGCCCCGACGGCGCCACCATCGAATACACCAGCCGCTACGCGAAGATGCTGGAAGAGGCCTACCAGTCGATCCCCGAAGCCAACCGCTACATGGTGGTAGTGGGCTTCCCCACCGTGGCCCAGGGCCTGTCCTTCCTCAAGCTGGAGCCCTGGGATGACCGCGAGCGCAGCCAGTTCGAGATCCGTGACGAGCTCCTGCCCAAGCTGCGGGACATTCCCGGTGTGCGCGCCTTCCCCATCAACCGGCCACCGCTGGGGCAGAGCGCGCGCAACCAGCCGGTAAACTTCGTGATCCGCTCCTCGCTGGAGTACAGCGAGCTGCAGAAGTACGTCGACCAGTTGATGGATCGCGTCCGCGACTATCCGGGGCTGGAAAGCCTGGACAGCGATCTCAAGCTCAACTCGCCGCAGCTCAAAGTCACCGTCAATCGCGAGCAGGCCATGGCGGTGGGCACCGACGTCGCCGCCATCGGACGCAGCCTGGAAAGCCTGTTCGGCAGCCGCCAGGTGACCCGCTTCAAGCAGAACGGCGAGCAATACGACGTGCTGGTGCAGCTGGCCAACGTCGACCGCAGCAACCCGGACGACCTCAACCGCGTATACGTCCGCGGACGCAACGACAGCATGGTGCAGCTGGCCAACCTGATCGATGTGCGCGAAACCGTGGCCCCGCGTGAGCTCAACCACTTCAACCAGCTGCGCGCGGTGACCGTGACCGCCAGCGTCGGCTCCGGCTACACCCTGGGCGAAGCGCTGGATCACCTTGAGGCGGTGGCGCGCGAGGTATTCCCGCCGGATACCCAGTTCGACTACACCGGCACCTCGCGGGACTTCAAGGACTCCAGCACCGGCGTGGCGCTGATCTTCGCCCTGGCCCTGGTGTTCATCTACCTGGTGCTGGCGGCGCAGTTCGAGAGCTTCATCGACCCGCTGATCATCCTCTTCAGCGTGCCGCTCTCCATGGCCGGCGCGTTGCTGGCGCTGACCCTCTTCGGCGGCACCCTGAACATCTATTCGCAGGTGGGGATGGTCACCCTCATCGGCCTGATCACCAAGCACGGCATTCTCATCGTCGAGTTCGCCAACCAGCTGCTGCGCCAGGGCGTGGACCTGCACGAAGCCGTGATGGAGGCCTCGGTGAAACGCCTGCGGCCGATCCTGATGACCACCGGCGCCATGGTGCTGGGCTCGGTGCCGCTCGCCATCGCCACGGGTGCTGGCGCGGAAAGCCGGCAGCAGATCGGCATGGTCATCGTCGGTGGCCTGCTGGTGGGGACCTTCTTCACCCTGTTCGTGGTGCCGACCCTCTACCAGCAACTGCGCCGCTGGAAGCCTATCCACAAGCTGGAGGCGGCGCCGGCTTGA
- a CDS encoding cation-transporting P-type ATPase, translating to MTTPSPTHWHAQTAEASLEQLASGPAGLDTDEAERRLASHGPNRLPEPAGAGPLKRFLLQFHNLLIYVLLASTLVTLALGEWLDSAVIFGVVLINAVIGFIQEGKAEQAMRAIQKLLTLDSRVKRGGEVRQIPAEDLVPGDLVLLEAGDRVPADLRLLETRDLRIEEAALTGESLPADKTSKPVAPEASLGDRHSMAYSGTLVSAGGGVGVVVATAGETELGRISHLLGSVEQLQTPLLADMARFARQLTLIILVLSAATFAFGTLLRGYSAGDMLMAAVGLAVAAIPEGLPAVLTIILALGVQRMARRQSIIRRLPAVESLGAVTVVCSDKTGTLTRNEMTVQRVYTAARRFEVEGVGYAPLGAVSPTGDLAHDLHDLARAGLLANSASLCEVDSQWCITGDPTEAALLTLAGKLQLDAEDEAARLPRVDALPFSSERRYLASLHRDADGNGVIYLVGAPERLLEVCDQQCRDGIDEPLDSRVWDDVLGEGAAAGLRMIGLARRAAGSGQHELNHADLDGGFVLLGLVGMLDPPREEAILAIEECHNAGIHVKMITGDHAATAASIAERLGLPAGNPLTGADLDDLTDAELDERLRETSVFARTSPSHKLRLVERLQAIGERVAMTGDGVNDSPALKRADIGIAMGIKGTEAAKEAAQMVLADDNFATIAHAVEEGRTVYDNLKKSILFILPTSGAQAIVLLTAILLGMTLPITPLQILWVNMITAVTLALALAFEPAEDDLMERPPRNPKAPLLSGELLWLILLVSLLLTVASLGLFIYTQQLGWSMEASRTLAVNALVFGEIGYLFSSRRLNGPARFGVKDNPMVWGMVALIVLLQLGFTYVPALQSLFGTRELGLEGWGWCLGTAAATCAVVEVDKWLRHSIASNRRKTMK from the coding sequence ATGACCACCCCATCCCCCACGCACTGGCATGCGCAAACCGCCGAAGCCAGCCTCGAGCAGCTGGCCAGCGGGCCTGCCGGCCTGGACACGGACGAAGCCGAGCGCCGGCTGGCCAGTCACGGCCCCAACCGCCTCCCGGAGCCCGCCGGTGCCGGGCCGCTGAAGCGCTTCCTGCTGCAATTTCACAATCTGCTCATCTATGTGCTGCTGGCCTCCACGCTGGTGACGCTGGCCCTCGGCGAGTGGCTGGACAGCGCGGTGATCTTCGGCGTGGTGCTGATCAACGCCGTGATCGGCTTCATCCAGGAGGGCAAGGCCGAGCAGGCCATGCGCGCCATCCAGAAGCTGCTCACCCTGGACAGCCGGGTCAAGCGCGGCGGCGAAGTGCGCCAGATACCCGCCGAAGATCTGGTGCCAGGCGACCTGGTATTGCTGGAGGCCGGCGATCGCGTACCGGCGGACCTCCGCCTGCTGGAAACCCGCGACCTGCGCATTGAAGAGGCGGCGCTCACCGGGGAATCCCTTCCCGCCGACAAGACCAGCAAACCCGTCGCCCCGGAGGCCAGCCTGGGTGACCGCCACAGCATGGCCTACTCCGGCACCCTGGTTAGCGCCGGCGGCGGCGTTGGGGTGGTGGTCGCCACCGCCGGCGAGACCGAGCTGGGGCGCATCAGCCATCTGCTGGGCTCGGTGGAGCAGTTGCAAACCCCACTGCTCGCGGACATGGCTCGCTTCGCCCGCCAGCTCACGCTGATCATCCTGGTGCTGTCCGCGGCCACCTTCGCCTTCGGCACCCTGCTGCGCGGCTACAGCGCCGGCGACATGCTGATGGCCGCCGTGGGCCTGGCCGTGGCCGCCATTCCCGAGGGCCTTCCAGCCGTGCTGACCATCATCCTGGCGCTCGGCGTACAGCGCATGGCCCGCCGCCAGTCGATCATCCGCCGGCTGCCTGCCGTGGAAAGCCTGGGCGCCGTGACGGTGGTCTGCTCCGACAAGACGGGCACCCTGACTCGCAATGAAATGACGGTGCAGCGTGTCTATACCGCCGCCCGCCGCTTCGAAGTGGAAGGCGTGGGTTATGCCCCGCTGGGCGCAGTCAGCCCCACTGGCGACCTGGCCCATGACCTCCATGACCTGGCCCGCGCCGGCCTGCTGGCCAACAGTGCCAGCCTCTGCGAGGTCGACAGCCAGTGGTGCATCACCGGCGACCCCACCGAGGCCGCCCTGCTCACCCTGGCCGGCAAGCTGCAGCTGGATGCGGAAGACGAAGCCGCACGCCTGCCACGGGTGGACGCCCTGCCCTTCAGTTCCGAACGCCGCTACCTGGCCAGTCTGCATCGGGACGCCGATGGCAATGGGGTCATCTACCTGGTGGGCGCGCCGGAACGGCTGCTGGAAGTCTGCGACCAGCAGTGCCGCGATGGCATTGACGAACCCCTGGACTCGCGCGTCTGGGATGACGTGCTGGGCGAAGGCGCGGCTGCCGGCTTGCGCATGATCGGCCTGGCCCGCCGCGCTGCCGGTAGCGGCCAGCACGAGTTGAACCATGCCGACCTGGACGGCGGCTTCGTCCTGCTCGGCCTGGTCGGCATGCTCGATCCGCCGCGAGAGGAAGCCATCCTCGCCATCGAGGAGTGCCACAACGCCGGCATCCACGTGAAAATGATCACCGGCGACCATGCAGCCACCGCCGCCTCCATCGCCGAGCGCCTGGGCCTGCCGGCCGGCAACCCGCTGACCGGCGCCGACCTGGACGACCTCACCGACGCCGAGCTGGACGAGCGCCTGAGGGAAACCAGCGTATTCGCCCGTACCAGCCCCAGCCACAAGCTGCGCCTGGTGGAACGCTTGCAGGCCATTGGCGAGCGCGTGGCCATGACCGGCGACGGGGTCAACGACTCACCCGCCCTCAAGCGCGCCGACATCGGCATCGCCATGGGCATCAAGGGCACCGAAGCCGCCAAGGAGGCGGCGCAGATGGTGCTCGCAGACGACAACTTCGCCACCATCGCCCACGCGGTGGAGGAAGGCCGCACCGTCTACGACAACCTGAAGAAGTCCATCCTCTTCATCCTGCCCACCAGCGGTGCCCAGGCCATCGTCCTGCTGACGGCCATCCTGCTGGGGATGACGCTGCCGATCACGCCGCTGCAAATTCTCTGGGTGAACATGATCACCGCCGTCACCCTGGCACTGGCGCTGGCCTTCGAACCGGCCGAGGACGACCTCATGGAACGTCCCCCACGAAACCCGAAGGCGCCGCTGCTGTCTGGCGAGCTGCTCTGGCTGATCCTGCTGGTCTCGCTGTTGCTGACCGTGGCCAGCCTGGGCCTGTTCATCTACACCCAACAACTGGGCTGGAGCATGGAGGCAAGCCGCACGCTGGCGGTGAACGCCCTGGTGTTCGGCGAGATCGGTTATCTGTTCAGCAGCCGCCGCCTGAACGGCCCCGCGCGCTTTGGCGTGAAGGACAACCCCATGGTCTGGGGCATGGTGGCGTTGATCGTGCTGCTGCAGCTGGGCTTCACCTACGTGCCCGCGTTGCAGTCACTGTTCGGTACCCGCGAGCTTGGCCTGGAGGGTTGGGGCTGGTGCCTGGGAACGGCAGCAGCCACCTGCGCGGTTGTAGAGGTCGACAAATGGCTGCGCCACTCTATCGCCAGCAACCGCCGCAAAACGATGAAATAG
- a CDS encoding methyl-accepting chemotaxis protein, with protein MEAMQGMSGNLRDMVGRLQGGVAQISTSAQALSSVTEQTRVGVNGQKEETDQVATAMSQMAATVQEVARNAEAAASSTEAADNRVSSGSQVVRQTLERVNQLAHAMDETTASIQRLSQDTQSIGTVLDVIKSVAEQTNLLALNAAIEAARAGEQGRGFAVVADEVRALARRTQQSTAEIERLIATLRDGVRSSVEHMQQSGSLVGLTVQDANLTEEALAGIAEAVALIHQMNQQIAAAAEQQSAVAEEINRSVTSIRDIADQSAMAMDETASSSVQLARLGQELQGMAGHFRL; from the coding sequence ATGGAAGCCATGCAGGGCATGTCCGGCAACCTGCGGGACATGGTTGGCCGCCTGCAGGGCGGCGTGGCGCAGATCTCCACTTCGGCCCAGGCGCTGTCCAGCGTCACCGAGCAGACCCGCGTGGGCGTGAACGGCCAGAAGGAAGAAACCGACCAGGTGGCCACGGCCATGAGCCAGATGGCGGCCACCGTGCAGGAAGTCGCACGCAACGCCGAGGCCGCCGCCAGCTCTACCGAGGCCGCCGACAATCGCGTCAGCAGCGGCAGCCAGGTGGTGCGCCAGACCCTGGAACGAGTCAACCAACTGGCTCACGCCATGGACGAAACCACGGCCAGTATCCAGCGCCTCAGCCAGGACACCCAGAGCATCGGTACCGTACTGGACGTGATCAAGAGCGTGGCTGAACAGACCAACCTGCTGGCCTTGAACGCCGCCATCGAAGCGGCTCGCGCCGGTGAGCAGGGGCGCGGTTTCGCCGTGGTGGCCGATGAAGTACGGGCGCTGGCCCGGCGTACCCAGCAGTCCACGGCCGAAATCGAGCGGCTGATCGCCACCTTGCGCGACGGCGTTCGCAGCTCGGTGGAGCACATGCAGCAGAGCGGCAGCCTCGTGGGCCTGACCGTGCAGGACGCCAACCTGACCGAGGAGGCCCTGGCTGGCATCGCCGAAGCCGTGGCCCTGATCCACCAGATGAACCAGCAAATCGCCGCGGCGGCTGAACAGCAAAGCGCGGTGGCCGAGGAAATCAATCGCAGCGTCACCAGCATCCGTGATATCGCCGATCAGTCGGCCATGGCCATGGATGAAACCGCGTCCTCAAGCGTGCAGTTGGCCCGCTTGGGGCAGGAGTTGCAGGGGATGGCGGGCCACTTCCGGCTTTGA
- a CDS encoding ABC transporter permease — protein sequence MSSELSANLVALNTIVYREVRRFTRIWPQTLLPPAITMALYFVIFGNLIGRQIGDMGGFSYMDYIVPGLIMMSVITNSYSNVVSSFFGSKFQRSVEELLVSPVSAHTILLGYTIGGVLRGLAVGVIVTFLSLFFTKLSVHHIGVTALVVLLTATIFSLGGFINAVYARNFDDISIIPTFVLTPLTYLGGVFYSINLLPPFWQAVSLGNPILHMVNAFRYGILGVSDINIGVAIALMLLTMVILYVACIRLLVSGRGMRQ from the coding sequence ATGAGTTCGGAACTCTCGGCCAACCTGGTCGCCCTCAATACCATCGTTTATCGCGAAGTCCGCCGCTTCACGCGGATCTGGCCGCAGACCCTGCTGCCTCCGGCCATCACCATGGCCTTGTATTTCGTCATCTTCGGCAACCTGATCGGCCGCCAGATCGGCGACATGGGCGGCTTCAGCTACATGGACTACATCGTCCCCGGCCTGATCATGATGTCGGTCATCACCAACTCCTACAGCAACGTGGTGTCGAGCTTCTTCGGCAGCAAGTTCCAGCGCTCGGTGGAGGAGCTGCTGGTGTCGCCGGTGTCGGCACACACCATCCTGCTCGGCTACACCATCGGCGGCGTGCTGCGTGGGTTGGCGGTGGGGGTGATTGTCACCTTCCTGTCGCTGTTCTTCACCAAGCTCTCGGTGCACCACATCGGGGTGACGGCGCTGGTGGTGCTGCTGACCGCCACCATCTTCTCCCTGGGCGGCTTCATCAACGCCGTGTATGCGCGCAACTTCGACGATATCTCGATCATCCCGACCTTCGTGCTGACCCCGCTGACCTACCTGGGCGGCGTGTTCTACTCGATCAACCTGTTGCCGCCATTCTGGCAGGCGGTCTCCCTGGGCAACCCGATCCTGCACATGGTCAACGCCTTCCGCTACGGCATCCTCGGCGTGTCCGACATCAACATCGGCGTCGCCATCGCCCTGATGCTGCTGACCATGGTCATCCTCTACGTCGCCTGCATCCGCCTCCTGGTGAGCGGGCGCGGCATGCGTCAGTAA
- a CDS encoding efflux RND transporter periplasmic adaptor subunit — protein MKVRRSVWLLFGAFASLSAVAQEAPLVEVAEPQRALVRDELVTFGSLRSDESVMIRPEVEGRVASLHFREGETVKGGELLVSLDDAIARAELAQARANLDLAEKSYQRAKMLYSRGASNAQAQDESQSQEQAARASLALAQARLDKTQIRAPYDGTLGLRQVSVGDYLSAGQDMVNLEVLDPLKVDFRVPQKAVSQVSLGQPVELSLDTYPGERFRGEIIALNPRLDEIGRSQAIRAQIPNKEHRLKPGQFVKVSVILAERPEALLIPEEAVMPVGQQLFVNLVVDGKVERRPIKIGQRLRGKAEVREGLQGNEQVITAGWQKVSPGLEVRTVARGGA, from the coding sequence ATGAAGGTCCGTCGCAGTGTTTGGCTGTTGTTCGGGGCGTTCGCCTCGTTGTCCGCCGTGGCCCAGGAGGCGCCGCTGGTGGAAGTGGCCGAGCCGCAGCGGGCGCTGGTGCGCGACGAGCTGGTGACCTTCGGCTCGCTGCGTTCCGACGAGTCGGTAATGATTCGCCCGGAAGTGGAGGGCAGGGTAGCCAGCCTGCATTTCCGCGAGGGCGAGACGGTCAAGGGCGGTGAGCTGCTGGTTAGCCTGGATGATGCCATCGCCCGTGCCGAGCTGGCCCAGGCCCGCGCCAATCTGGACCTGGCGGAAAAGAGCTACCAGCGGGCGAAGATGCTGTACTCCCGTGGCGCCAGCAATGCCCAGGCGCAGGACGAGTCCCAGTCCCAGGAGCAGGCTGCCCGCGCCAGCCTGGCGCTGGCCCAGGCGCGCCTCGACAAGACGCAGATCCGCGCGCCCTACGACGGCACCCTCGGCTTGCGTCAGGTCAGCGTCGGCGACTACCTCAGCGCCGGGCAGGACATGGTCAATCTGGAAGTGCTCGACCCGCTGAAGGTGGATTTCCGCGTACCGCAGAAGGCGGTCAGCCAGGTGAGTCTTGGCCAGCCGGTGGAACTCAGCCTGGACACCTATCCGGGCGAGCGCTTCCGCGGCGAGATCATCGCGCTCAACCCGCGTCTGGACGAGATTGGCCGCAGCCAGGCAATTCGGGCGCAGATTCCCAACAAGGAACACCGACTCAAGCCCGGTCAGTTCGTGAAGGTGTCGGTGATCCTCGCCGAGCGCCCGGAGGCCCTGTTGATTCCCGAGGAGGCAGTGATGCCCGTGGGGCAGCAGCTGTTCGTCAACCTCGTGGTGGACGGCAAGGTGGAGCGGCGGCCCATCAAGATCGGCCAGCGCCTGCGCGGCAAGGCTGAGGTTCGCGAAGGCCTGCAGGGCAATGAGCAGGTGATTACCGCGGGCTGGCAGAAGGTCAGCCCGGGGCTGGAGGTCCGCACCGTAGCGCGAGGTGGCGCATGA
- a CDS encoding putative glycolipid-binding domain-containing protein has protein sequence MRTTALWTHLWNTRAPTQGLEDFRLEGRRVDSGILAFDDEGKPYRLSYTLEYGKGWEPRAFNATVRDGRGSHSLALHRDGLHWFDGSGQKLPELSGSLDLDLWPTPFTNSPSIWRLFLNPDERREIDTVFVEAPQLTVRRMRQAYTRLDTHHYLYQNLDGSGFEAVLTLDEDGLVNRYPLFFQRL, from the coding sequence ATGAGAACGACCGCCCTCTGGACCCACCTCTGGAACACTCGGGCACCTACCCAGGGCCTTGAGGACTTCCGCCTGGAGGGGCGGCGGGTGGACAGCGGAATTCTGGCCTTCGATGACGAAGGCAAACCCTATCGCCTGAGCTACACGCTGGAGTACGGGAAAGGCTGGGAGCCCCGGGCCTTCAACGCCACGGTGCGTGATGGGCGCGGCAGCCACAGCCTGGCGCTGCACCGGGACGGCCTGCACTGGTTCGATGGTTCCGGGCAGAAGCTGCCCGAGCTCTCCGGCAGCCTCGACCTGGACCTCTGGCCCACGCCCTTTACCAACAGTCCGAGCATCTGGCGGCTGTTCCTCAATCCGGACGAACGCCGGGAAATCGACACGGTGTTCGTCGAAGCGCCGCAACTGACGGTGCGCCGCATGCGCCAGGCCTACACGCGCCTGGACACCCACCATTACCTCTACCAGAACCTCGATGGCAGTGGCTTCGAAGCGGTGCTGACCCTGGATGAGGATGGCCTGGTGAACCGCTATCCGCTGTTCTTTCAGCGGTTGTGA